A window of the Ipomoea triloba cultivar NCNSP0323 chromosome 14, ASM357664v1 genome harbors these coding sequences:
- the LOC116004097 gene encoding uncharacterized protein At5g39865-like: MWLSRTKSKTGIHRTTSANFSCSSFKDIQTLCADEPVLSSDSPTPTQTKKSTNIFHRVRRANSVLRVFSGPDSQPKPGPGSEPGPDPKPHCLPVQGQKHGADKPEPSISLPGSENRIVVYLTSLRVVRRTFLDCKDVQAILRSFRVSIDERDLSMDGRFMDELRAIMGVREKRKLTLPRVFIGGRYIGGAEEIRQMHEAGELKQYVEGLPPAKPGTCEVCGGHRFLLCADCDGSRKYYSEKAGFRVCKTCNENGLIRCSTCSVAPAPPPI; this comes from the coding sequence ATGTGGCTATCTCGAACCAAATCAAAGACCGGGATTCATCGAACCACCTCCGCAAATTTCTCCTGTTCTTCCTTCAAAGATATCCAGACCCTCTGCGCCGACGAGCCCGTATTATCATCGGATAGCCCGACTCCGACCCAGACCAAGAAATCCACTAATATCTTCCATCGGGTCCGCCGCGCTAATTCCGTCCTCCGCGTTTTCTCCGGGCCCGATTCCCAGCCCAAGCCCGGACCCGGATCCGAACCCGGACCCGACCCGAAACCGCATTGTTTGCCGGTACAGGGGCAGAAGCATGGCGCGGATAAGCCGGAGCCGTCGATCTCGCTCCCGGGATCGGAGAATCGGATAGTGGTGTACCTGACGAGCCTGCGCGTGGTGCGGCGGACGTTCTTGGACTGCAAGGACGTCCAGGCGATCCTGCGGAGCTTCCGCGTGTCGATCGACGAGAGGGATCTGTCGATGGACGGGAGGTTCATGGACGAGCTGAGGGCGATCATGGGGGTGCGGGAGAAGCGGAAACTGACGTTGCCGCGCGTTTTCATCGGCGGGAGGTACATCGGCGGGGCGGAGGAGATCCGGCAGATGCACGAGGCCGGCGAGCTGAAGCAGTACGTGGAAGGGCTACCGCCGGCGAAGCCCGGCACGTGCGAGGTCTGCGGGGGCCACAGGTTCCTCCTCTGCGCCGACTGCGATGGCAGCCGGAAATACTACAGCGAAAAAGCCGGATTCCGGGTCTGCAAGACGTGCAATGAGAATGGACTCATCAGGTGCTCTACTTGCTCCGTTGCGCCCGCGCCCCCTCCTATTTGA